The genomic region CAGGACGATGGCCATTAGCAACGCGGCAATCTGGTAATCGGGAATGGCGCCTTCGGTATAGGCGGAAACGATGTAGCCGATCTCGTCGCGGGTGAGTTCGCCACCATCGCGCTTGCGGCGGATGACGTCCACAATGCGCAGGCTGCGCGCGCGTCCGGCGGCTCCAGGGCCGTATTGAGCGGGGGCTGCGCCGCCGGATCTGGGTCCTTCGACTCGAGCGCCAGGGGCCGCCCCGGCAGTCTCTTCGCTCCTTGGCGGGTCGGCGGAAGTCCGGCGCGCTCGCTCAGGATGACATTCGCCGCTCACAACGTGAACCCTGCTGGAAGTAAAGCGCGGGCGGTGGAGTGCTCGTGACCGTCGCGGCCCTGGAAGATGACGTCGGCGTCAGGACCGAATTCGAAAATCACCTGCCGACACGCGCCGCAGGGAGAGCAGGGGGCATCGTTGCCGTTGAACACCGCCACGGCGCGAATTCTGAAGGACGCACCCTCGGCGGCAACTCCGGCGGAGATGGCGGAGCGCTCGGCACAGATCGTCAGGCCGTAGGAAGCGTTCTCGACGTTGCAGCCGGCATAGATAGCACCGGATGCGGCCAGCACCGCGGCGCCAACATGGAACTTGGAATACGGAGCATAAGCGCGGGTCAGCACTTCGCGCGCGGCTACGAAAAGGCGTTCCTTATCGACAGCGGACAATGGCGGTTTAGCGGCAACGTGAGGCTGAGCGCCGAACACAGATCCTTCCGACAGGAGGCCGCGCGCTTGACAGAACTCTCCCGATGAAAATGAGCTAATGGTGAATTAAAGGCGAGTTG from Terriglobia bacterium harbors:
- the cdd gene encoding cytidine deaminase, which produces MSAVDKERLFVAAREVLTRAYAPYSKFHVGAAVLAASGAIYAGCNVENASYGLTICAERSAISAGVAAEGASFRIRAVAVFNGNDAPCSPCGACRQVIFEFGPDADVIFQGRDGHEHSTARALLPAGFTL